From Paralcaligenes sp. KSB-10:
TTCGCCCCTGCTCTGCCGGTAATAGTATCAAGAGACGCGCTCGACCGGATACCCGCGTCATTCTGTCCGTTTTATGAACGGCCCTGGTTGTTTTCCATGCCGGCCACCGTCCGTTCCAGGCTTGCGATTTTGTATTTTCGCACGGCCTCATTCACAAGAACCCACCCACAACCGAGCATTCCGCCCAACAAGATGCCCAATGCGATGATCAAAGACCTTTTTGGCGCATCGCGTGATGCAGGCAAGGTCGGGGAAAGCTGGAAACTGTAACTGTTGGATGTCGCAATACTGTATTTCAGCAAAGGCTCCAGCAAGCTCAGTTCGCGCTTGATCTCGTAATAACGGGCCGGAAAAATCAAAGGGTATGTTTTGGCTGTGTCAAGCTCGGCGGACAGGTATTTCTCGCCCAGCATGAACAGATGATTGGCGTCCCTCAATTCAATCACCGTGTTGCCGGCATTATTTCGCCCTACTGCGTAATCCCTCAAGCCTGCCTTGCCCGCGGTGGCCAGTGCCGTCTGTAACGTGGCGATTTGATTCTCGCGAGCGCTTTTGAGCTTGAATTCAATACTCTCCAGCTCGGCTTGCCGGAACTGGACGCTCGCATTGAGGGAATCTTCAAACTCGCCATCGATCAAATCAAAAGCTTTTTTATTGACCATCGCGATATACGCGCCCAGAACCTCTTGCGCCGCCCTGGCGGTGAGCGCTGTGAAGGAAACGGTGTAATACGGAGCGATCTGATCCTTGCCGGGAGATTTTACCAATAGGCTATGGTCGGCCAGGCGAGTCAATATCCGCCTGGCATTCTCGGGATCGGCATTGGCACTCAAATTTTTATAGTATTGCGCGGTGGCCAGGAACTCCAGCTTGGTGCGCTGCGCGGAACTCAAATCAACAAAACTGGCAAACAGGTTCTTGATAAGAAGATCGGTATCCACCGTCTTGGTGCCATCCGCGCGGGCCAGCGCCCGCCGCTGCTCCAGATAGGCTTTTATCTGCTCGACCCTGGGAGGACTGACATAGGCCACGGACGTCCACCGCTGCGCGGCGGTGAATGCATAGAACGTCGCCACGGCGGTTACCAACATGGTAAACGCCAGAATCACCCATTTTTTTTCCCATAATATGCGGCACAACTCGAACAAATCTATTTCATCGCTATCTGGCGATGCGGGGTGTTGCACAGGCATATTTACATTTTGATTCAGAAGATAACGGTTGCCAATATAAACCATTTGGTTTTATTAAACAACCGAATGGTTCTCAATTGCGGATTCTCTTGGGCCACACTTTCGGCATGCCATCTCATGATGAAAAAATTGCCTTCGCGGAACGGCTCAAACAAGCCTTGAAACGCAGCCGGAAGAAAGTCGAAACGGCGGCGGATCTCGCCTTGCAATTCAATCTTCGGCATTCCAACGAACCTGTCACGCCGCAGGCGGCTCAAAAGTGGCTGTCGGGCAAGTCCCGCCCCATGCCGGACAAGATTGAAACGCTCGCTGACTGGCT
This genomic window contains:
- a CDS encoding LPS O-antigen chain length determinant protein WzzB; this translates as MVYIGNRYLLNQNVNMPVQHPASPDSDEIDLFELCRILWEKKWVILAFTMLVTAVATFYAFTAAQRWTSVAYVSPPRVEQIKAYLEQRRALARADGTKTVDTDLLIKNLFASFVDLSSAQRTKLEFLATAQYYKNLSANADPENARRILTRLADHSLLVKSPGKDQIAPYYTVSFTALTARAAQEVLGAYIAMVNKKAFDLIDGEFEDSLNASVQFRQAELESIEFKLKSARENQIATLQTALATAGKAGLRDYAVGRNNAGNTVIELRDANHLFMLGEKYLSAELDTAKTYPLIFPARYYEIKRELSLLEPLLKYSIATSNSYSFQLSPTLPASRDAPKRSLIIALGILLGGMLGCGWVLVNEAVRKYKIASLERTVAGMENNQGRS
- a CDS encoding transcriptional regulator — encoded protein: MRGVAQAYLHFDSEDNGCQYKPFGFIKQPNGSQLRILLGHTFGMPSHDEKIAFAERLKQALKRSRKKVETAADLALQFNLRHSNEPVTPQAAQKWLSGKSRPMPDKIETLADWLGVSAQWLRYGVGEKIRAQPTRLVSKEPAASSVGYSDEERELIEKMRLLTEHRRYLIIQIIRELALEQEMWLS